The DNA window TGGAGCGGGCGGTGAGCAGGGCCGCCTCGTTGAGGACGTTGGCCAGGTCCGCGCCGGTGAATCCGGGCGTGCGCTTGGCCACCAGCTCCAGGTCGACGTCGCGCGTCATGGGCTTGCCCTTGGCGTGCACCTTGAGGATGGCGGCGCGCCCGGCCATGTCGGGGGCCTCGACGCTGACCTGCCGGTCGAAGCGGCCGGGCCGCAGGAGGGCGGGGTCCAGGACGTCGGGGCGGTTGGTGGCGGCAATGAGGATGACATTGGTGGTGGCGTCGAAGCCGTCCATCTCGACCAGCAGCTGGTTGAGGGTCTGCTCGCGCTCGTCGTGCCCGCCGCCCATGCCCGAGCCGCGGTGGCGGCCGACGGCGTCGATCTCGTCGACGAAGATAATGGCGGGGGCGTCCTCCTTGGCCTGCTCGAACAGGTCGCGCACGCGCGAGGCGCCCACGCCCACGAACATTTCGACGAACTCCGAGCCGCTCATGGAGTAGAAGGGCACGCCGGCCTCGCCGGCCACGGCCCGGGCCAGCAGGGTCTTGCCGGTCCCGGGCGGACCGTAGAGCAGCACGCCCTTGGGGATCTTGGCGCCCACGGCCTGGAACTTCTCCGGCTCGGAGAGGAATTCGCGGATCTCCTCCAGCTCCTCGACGGCCTCGTCCTCGCCGGCGACGTCGTCGAAGGTGACCTCGGGCATCTCCTTGGAGGACACCTTCGCCTTGGACCTGCCGAAGCCCATGGCGCCGCTGCGACCGCCGCTCATGCGCCCCAGCACCCACCACATAATGCCGATGAACAGCGCCATGGGCACCAGGAGCTGAAGCATGGAGGCCCACCAGCTCGTCGTGGGGACCACGGAGTCGAACCCGCCCGGCGGGTCGGCCGCCTGGACGAGGCGGTTGATCTGGTTGGACTGGGCGTCGGTGAAGGTGAATTGCACCTTCTTGCCAAGATTCTTCTCGGTCTCGCCCGATTCCTTGGGCTTGCGGACGTAGTCCTCGGTGAGGTCGAGCTCGACCCGCTGCGTGCCGTCGACGACGGTCACGGACTTGATCGTCGAGGCCGACTCCCTGAGCAGGGTCAGGCCGTCGGAGGTGTCGATGGTCTGGTAGCCCCCGAGCTCGGACATCAGCGACCAGCCCAGCAGGATCATGAGAATGAGGGGGAGGATCCACAGCAGCGGGTTGCCGAGAACACCGCGTCTCTTGGACTTGTCCCCCTTGCCGCGGCCGGCGGAGCCGTCCTTCTTCCCGGGGTGACGGTTACGCCCGGGCTGACCCGTTTCACTCATAGGTGGTGGTTCCCTTCGCACATGTGACCCTCAGACGGTAACCGACGCGGGGGTCATCTCGTTGCGAGAGGTGTCACCGTTCGCCTCGGGCGTTCAGCCCGACGGCGCGGGCGGCCGGTCGCTCGGAGCGGGGGCGGTCCGGTTCGGAAGTCGGAGCAGGTGCGGTCCGTGCGGTCCGGTTCAGAAGAAGGCGGGGGCGGTCTCGCTCTCCCGACGGCTGAGCCACAGGG is part of the Actinomyces sp. oral taxon 414 genome and encodes:
- the ftsH gene encoding ATP-dependent zinc metalloprotease FtsH encodes the protein MSETGQPGRNRHPGKKDGSAGRGKGDKSKRRGVLGNPLLWILPLILMILLGWSLMSELGGYQTIDTSDGLTLLRESASTIKSVTVVDGTQRVELDLTEDYVRKPKESGETEKNLGKKVQFTFTDAQSNQINRLVQAADPPGGFDSVVPTTSWWASMLQLLVPMALFIGIMWWVLGRMSGGRSGAMGFGRSKAKVSSKEMPEVTFDDVAGEDEAVEELEEIREFLSEPEKFQAVGAKIPKGVLLYGPPGTGKTLLARAVAGEAGVPFYSMSGSEFVEMFVGVGASRVRDLFEQAKEDAPAIIFVDEIDAVGRHRGSGMGGGHDEREQTLNQLLVEMDGFDATTNVILIAATNRPDVLDPALLRPGRFDRQVSVEAPDMAGRAAILKVHAKGKPMTRDVDLELVAKRTPGFTGADLANVLNEAALLTARSNAQLIDNRALDEAIDRVIAGPQKRTRVMNEHEKAVTAYHEAGHALCAAAGAYSDPVTKVTILPRGKALGYTMVMPSDDKYSTTRNELLDQLVYAMGGRVAEELVFRDPTTGASNDIEKATSTARQMVTDFGMTRSVGAVKLGTTENETVLGLSATSRDFSEDVAATVDAEVRALMDAAHREAWQILTRNRDVLEELATQLLEKETLLEKDLERIFAPVVKQPERPLWSSDDSLVMDEAIAAGDYFAGSKVPRRGGAGGDRR